One Bartonella tribocorum CIP 105476 genomic window carries:
- the ybaL gene encoding YbaL family putative K(+) efflux transporter: protein MLHDTPLITTIVAGLCLAFLLGMIASRLRISPLVGYLLAGVIVGPNTGGFKIDSVIINQLAEIGIILLMFGVGLHFSLKDLLSVKAIAVPAAIAQMAFSTLLGLCLGLIMGWSLSGSLIFGLALSIASTVILLRALQERHLIETEKGRIAVGWLIIEDLAMVLILVLIPSLASTLNSTNKETLDPLVQWLDLSIWGVFGLTILKVIIFIALMLVIGRRVIPWLLKMSAHSGSRELFRLSVFAIALGVAFGAAHLFGVSLSLGAFFAGMVMSESELSHRAAEESLPLRDAFSVLFFVSVGMLFDPEKLLTHFFPLLATLFIIVIGKSAVAFFIVKAFRYSNATALTIAASLAQIGEFSFILAGLSLSLGLLNNDAHDLILGGAIFSILLNPLVFIACNKIKKRLEKFSASSQNTQTIIDIDPQDPDQDFLPMTLKNNHIVIIGYGRIGKCIALSLINRDKPIVIVEESKRLSDKAISDGFEAICGNIIQQEIMNAANINNAHKVVITMRSTIEVGECIVNIRDMKKDIPIITHALSDTETAYLVDLGADVVVTDDEEIANGIIKHITEPKSVKNMHNHKNL from the coding sequence ATGCTCCACGACACACCACTTATCACAACCATTGTTGCCGGTTTATGTTTAGCATTTCTTTTGGGAATGATTGCTAGCCGTTTGCGGATTTCACCCCTTGTGGGCTACTTGTTAGCTGGCGTTATCGTGGGGCCCAATACAGGCGGATTTAAAATAGATTCCGTTATTATCAACCAACTCGCTGAAATTGGTATTATTTTGCTCATGTTTGGGGTTGGATTACACTTTTCATTAAAAGACCTTTTATCTGTCAAAGCGATTGCTGTCCCCGCTGCTATTGCGCAGATGGCATTTTCTACTCTTCTAGGCTTATGCCTTGGTCTGATTATGGGATGGAGCCTTAGCGGAAGTTTGATCTTCGGTCTTGCTTTATCCATAGCAAGTACTGTTATCCTGTTACGTGCCTTGCAAGAACGTCATCTTATTGAAACAGAAAAAGGGCGCATTGCCGTTGGATGGTTGATTATTGAAGATTTAGCAATGGTCCTTATCCTTGTTCTCATCCCATCCTTAGCAAGCACCCTTAACAGTACCAATAAAGAAACATTGGATCCTCTCGTTCAATGGTTGGATTTAAGTATTTGGGGTGTTTTTGGTCTCACCATCTTGAAAGTAATTATATTTATCGCACTGATGCTCGTCATTGGACGACGCGTTATCCCATGGCTTTTAAAAATGAGCGCACACTCGGGATCACGTGAATTATTCCGTCTTAGCGTCTTTGCTATTGCCCTAGGCGTAGCTTTCGGAGCTGCTCATTTATTTGGTGTTTCTCTTTCTCTTGGTGCTTTTTTTGCCGGTATGGTCATGAGCGAATCTGAATTAAGTCATCGTGCCGCTGAAGAATCCTTACCCCTGCGTGATGCTTTTTCTGTTCTCTTTTTTGTTTCTGTAGGCATGTTATTTGACCCAGAAAAACTCTTGACTCATTTTTTTCCTCTCTTAGCAACCTTATTCATTATCGTCATTGGAAAATCTGCTGTTGCTTTTTTCATCGTTAAAGCTTTTCGCTATTCGAATGCAACGGCTTTGACGATTGCTGCAAGTCTTGCCCAAATCGGAGAATTTTCCTTTATCCTTGCTGGTTTAAGTCTAAGCTTAGGACTTTTAAACAATGACGCTCATGATTTAATTCTTGGAGGAGCAATTTTTTCTATTTTGCTCAATCCTCTTGTTTTCATTGCCTGTAATAAAATTAAAAAGCGTTTAGAAAAGTTTTCTGCCTCTTCACAAAATACCCAAACAATCATTGATATTGATCCACAAGATCCAGATCAAGATTTTTTACCAATGACCTTAAAAAACAACCATATCGTCATTATTGGCTATGGTCGTATCGGTAAGTGTATTGCATTATCTTTAATAAATAGAGATAAACCTATCGTAATTGTAGAAGAATCAAAACGCCTTTCTGATAAAGCAATTTCAGACGGCTTTGAAGCTATTTGCGGTAATATCATTCAACAAGAAATCATGAACGCAGCCAATATAAATAATGCACATAAAGTTGTTATTACAATGCGAAGTACCATTGAAGTAGGAGAATGTATTGTGAATATACGTGATATGAAGAAGGATATCCCAATAATCACTCATGCATTATCGGACACAGAAACAGCTTATCTCGTTGATTTAGGTGCTGATGTTGTAGTAACGGATGATGAAGAAATTGCCAATGGCATCATAAAGCATATAACAGAACCAAAATCTGTAAAGAATATGCATAATCATAAAAATTTATAG
- the ilvA gene encoding threonine ammonia-lyase IlvA yields MISVMSKFIQDVTKAMVGLHHVFAETPLQRNDFLSQKYDAEIYLKREDLTPVRSYKIRGAFNFVSEMLSSIETDSAFVCASAGNHAQGVSFVCRYFKRKGVIFMPMTTPQQKIEKTRIFGKEFINIRLVGETFDQCYEAAQSFVVESGGVMAPPFDDIRIITGQATVLCEAALQWKKLNGESEPDLMIVPVGGGGLASGVSKFLREYGWNTKLRFVEPQRAASLLACLESGKRVKLDNIDTFVDGAAVAEIGALNYTILKQFPPDSVITVPENRVCSTMVEMLNVEGVVLEPAGALSIDALNSIPPQDLKGKKILLVISGGNFDFERLPEIKERSLRFQGLRKYFIFSFPQHPGALRHFLSTLSPDDDIVRFEYLKKSARNFGSVLVAIETKKYDNFRLLEEKFQALGWRYRDITDDQTLFDFVI; encoded by the coding sequence ATGATCAGTGTTATGAGTAAATTTATTCAAGACGTCACAAAAGCTATGGTGGGATTGCATCACGTGTTTGCTGAAACACCCCTTCAAAGAAATGATTTTCTAAGCCAAAAATATGATGCAGAAATTTATTTGAAGCGTGAAGATTTAACACCGGTGCGGTCTTATAAGATTCGTGGTGCTTTTAATTTTGTTTCAGAAATGCTGAGCAGTATAGAGACAGATTCTGCATTTGTGTGCGCTTCAGCGGGGAATCACGCGCAAGGAGTCTCTTTTGTTTGTCGTTATTTTAAACGTAAAGGTGTGATTTTTATGCCTATGACAACGCCACAACAGAAAATTGAGAAGACACGTATTTTTGGTAAAGAGTTTATCAATATTCGTTTGGTTGGTGAAACATTTGATCAATGTTATGAAGCTGCGCAATCCTTTGTTGTGGAGAGCGGTGGTGTGATGGCGCCTCCTTTTGATGATATTCGCATTATTACGGGGCAGGCAACTGTGCTCTGCGAAGCTGCTTTGCAATGGAAAAAACTCAATGGAGAAAGTGAGCCGGATTTAATGATTGTGCCGGTAGGAGGAGGTGGTTTGGCAAGTGGGGTGAGCAAGTTTTTACGTGAATATGGTTGGAACACAAAGCTTCGTTTTGTTGAGCCTCAAAGAGCTGCAAGCTTGCTTGCTTGTTTGGAGAGTGGAAAACGAGTCAAACTGGACAATATTGATACTTTTGTAGATGGGGCTGCGGTGGCTGAAATTGGTGCACTAAACTATACAATTCTTAAGCAATTTCCCCCTGATTCTGTCATTACAGTTCCTGAGAATCGTGTTTGTTCTACGATGGTTGAAATGCTTAATGTTGAGGGTGTGGTCCTTGAACCGGCTGGTGCTTTATCGATTGATGCGCTTAACAGTATTCCACCTCAAGATTTAAAGGGTAAAAAAATTCTTCTCGTTATTTCAGGAGGTAATTTTGATTTTGAGCGTTTGCCAGAGATTAAAGAGCGTTCTTTGCGTTTCCAAGGCTTGAGAAAGTATTTTATTTTTAGTTTTCCGCAACATCCTGGTGCGTTGCGTCATTTTCTTTCCACATTATCACCGGATGATGATATTGTGCGTTTTGAATATCTTAAAAAATCAGCGAGAAACTTTGGTTCTGTTTTGGTTGCGATTGAAACAAAAAAATACGATAATTTTCGTCTCTTAGAGGAAAAATTTCAAGCGTTAGGTTGGCGCTATCGTGATATTACTGATGATCAAACATTATTTGATTTTGTTATTTGA
- a CDS encoding outer membrane protein, with product MNTKFITASVFSLISPSILQAADVVAPEEPVHVVSEVVTSSDFSWSGFYFGGQIGGFSSKISGTTRDVDTPLYPDEESKNKPWVPLEKQYKPELSGFVGGLYAGVNFDLGNNLIVGLDTDILLTEKKDTKTFIHTEESSASGSGTEGTEPGGSGTEGTEGTEGTEEKSLKRVKLQGRGFSRSDPENKEEKNSLTFNHTFKQKWTGATRVRLGLSAHRVMPYIAGGIAYGQFQDVLSTVITGDESFNKTSDVTKTMVGYTLGGGVDFAMTDNLVVRAEYRYSDFGKKKFKDEIEIKYKTNDFRAGIAYKF from the coding sequence ATGAATACAAAATTTATAACAGCATCTGTTTTTTCTTTAATTTCACCTTCTATACTACAGGCTGCAGATGTGGTGGCTCCGGAAGAGCCAGTACATGTTGTTTCAGAAGTTGTTACTTCTTCAGATTTTTCTTGGAGCGGTTTTTATTTTGGAGGTCAAATTGGTGGCTTTTCAAGTAAAATTTCTGGAACAACGCGTGATGTTGATACTCCTCTCTATCCTGATGAGGAGAGTAAAAATAAGCCATGGGTGCCCCTTGAGAAACAATATAAGCCTGAGCTTTCTGGGTTTGTAGGTGGTTTGTATGCGGGTGTTAATTTTGATCTTGGTAATAATTTGATTGTTGGGCTTGATACGGATATCCTTTTAACGGAAAAAAAGGATACAAAAACTTTCATCCATACTGAAGAATCTAGCGCTAGTGGGTCTGGCACTGAAGGAACTGAGCCTGGTGGATCGGGCACTGAAGGCACTGAAGGAACTGAAGGTACAGAAGAGAAGAGTTTGAAAAGGGTAAAACTACAGGGGCGAGGCTTTTCTCGATCTGATCCAGAGAATAAAGAAGAAAAAAATAGTTTAACTTTTAATCATACATTCAAACAAAAATGGACGGGTGCGACACGGGTGCGTTTAGGGTTATCTGCTCATCGTGTGATGCCTTATATTGCAGGTGGTATCGCCTATGGACAATTTCAAGATGTTTTGTCGACAGTCATTACAGGAGATGAATCCTTTAATAAGACATCGGATGTGACAAAAACGATGGTTGGTTATACTCTTGGTGGTGGTGTTGATTTTGCGATGACAGATAATCTTGTTGTACGTGCGGAATATCGTTATTCAGATTTTGGTAAAAAGAAATTTAAAGACGAAATTGAAATTAAATATAAGACGAATGACTTCCGTGCAGGAATAGCTTATAAATTCTAG
- a CDS encoding lysylphosphatidylglycerol synthase transmembrane domain-containing protein yields MKIKQFIWPLIGILAMLISIRILYIKLSAISFGDVLERLSDLNAQHWLLACLCSLLAYAALAGYDRIALQHLGHKISWIFIAICSFTTYALSHNIGASVFSGAIVRYRAYKMKGLNGTEIAILVGFCSFTFIIGTILLLGIVLVLQPEIITLIHEGLPEWLGTTVGAVLLSCVALYTFGSWLQLNPLRLGKKIQLSYPRLKIVIQQLLISPLELLGAAGIIYAVLPYNADIHFISVLGVFLASFTLTLLSNAPAGGVGVLEALFITGMPNVNPTDVIAALIVFRILYLIIPFIISLFVVAIFEAQQYWKKAPKTPPK; encoded by the coding sequence GTGAAAATAAAGCAATTTATATGGCCCTTAATTGGTATCTTAGCAATGCTGATATCTATTCGGATTCTTTATATAAAGCTCTCTGCCATTTCGTTTGGAGACGTATTGGAACGTTTGAGCGATTTAAATGCACAGCACTGGTTATTAGCCTGTCTATGTTCTCTCCTTGCTTATGCTGCTCTTGCTGGATATGATCGCATTGCCTTGCAACATCTAGGCCATAAAATTTCTTGGATTTTTATCGCTATCTGTTCATTTACAACTTATGCTCTTTCACACAATATCGGCGCTTCTGTTTTTTCTGGTGCCATTGTGCGCTATCGCGCTTATAAAATGAAAGGATTAAATGGAACAGAAATCGCCATATTAGTAGGTTTTTGCTCTTTTACTTTTATAATTGGCACAATCTTACTGTTGGGGATCGTTTTGGTTCTGCAACCCGAAATTATCACCCTCATTCATGAAGGACTTCCTGAATGGCTTGGAACAACAGTTGGAGCAGTTTTACTCAGTTGCGTAGCACTTTATACGTTTGGGAGCTGGCTTCAATTGAACCCCTTACGCTTGGGCAAGAAAATTCAGCTTTCCTATCCACGGCTAAAAATTGTTATTCAACAGCTCCTCATTAGCCCCCTAGAGCTTTTAGGAGCAGCAGGAATTATCTATGCTGTTCTCCCCTACAATGCAGATATTCATTTTATTTCTGTTCTTGGTGTTTTCCTAGCATCTTTTACGCTAACGCTTCTCTCCAATGCTCCAGCAGGCGGCGTAGGCGTTCTTGAAGCGCTCTTCATAACAGGTATGCCCAATGTAAATCCAACGGATGTTATCGCAGCACTTATTGTCTTTAGAATACTTTATTTGATCATACCATTCATCATTTCATTATTTGTGGTCGCCATTTTTGAAGCGCAACAATATTGGAAAAAAGCCCCAAAAACACCACCTAAATAA
- the secD gene encoding protein translocase subunit SecD translates to MRTPGWLTTLYCFILLSSIYVALPNLFSHEQVKNSKFLPDTRVALGLDLQGGSSLLLEVDSKTLKRDQLHIVLSNVRNTLREKQIRTSSVRIIEDSVVVLISDASQTEKARAALKTLITPIHSSFGTTEHNITISAQNETLRVTLTEAGIKDRVSNAIEQSLEIIRRRIDQVGVSEPAIQKVGNDRIMVQLPGLQDPKQLRDLLGTTAKMSFHLVPSNVDPNNPPIGVSILPGYTDETQRYAIYDQIALDGNVLKDARAGFDPQIPGRSIISFTLDSAGAKIFADITRQNINRPFAIVLDNKVLTAPTINSVIPNGQGQITGNFDAKEASTLAALLRAGSLPAPLTVIEERTVGPNLGADAIQMGLYTGIIGFMLVAIFIFLLYRIWGLIANIALALHTILTFAALSLLGATLTLPGIAGIILGIGIAVDANILINERIREESRKGVSAFAALDRGFKQAFATIVDANVTAIIATVLLFWFGTGPVRGFAVTMLLGIIISMFTNITIVRIIMIWIVRKWKIKNLHIHSAFSIIPQNTTFHFMKARFIGIGVSIILSIASVFLFFKPGLNFGIDFIGGSQMSITTKVPADLATLRSKLSVLNIGEITLQNIDNENTVLIRMQKQSGSEAQQTIAIDKVKTAVQNIYPDTTFDQIEVVGPKISGELATAAFTAVILAAIAMTLYIWLRFEWFFAIGAIVTLILDTTKMIGFFALFQFDFNLTAIAALLTIVGYSINDKVVVYDRMRENMRLYKKMPLRELIDLSINQVLVRCFFTSATTILAMLPMAIWGGSAVHNFALPMVFGIIIATSSSIFIAAPILLLLGNWWRERSNRVNTKAK, encoded by the coding sequence ATGCGTACACCAGGTTGGTTAACTACCCTTTATTGCTTTATTCTTTTGAGCAGCATTTATGTTGCCTTACCGAATTTATTTTCACACGAACAAGTTAAAAATTCAAAATTCTTACCCGACACCCGTGTAGCCCTTGGTCTTGATCTTCAAGGAGGCTCTTCTCTCCTGCTCGAAGTTGATAGCAAAACGTTAAAACGCGATCAATTACACATCGTTTTAAGCAACGTGCGCAATACATTGCGTGAAAAACAAATCCGTACCTCAAGTGTTCGTATCATTGAAGATAGCGTTGTTGTCCTCATTTCTGATGCATCACAAACTGAAAAAGCACGCGCTGCTTTAAAAACATTAATAACCCCCATACACAGTAGCTTTGGTACGACAGAACATAACATCACAATTAGTGCTCAAAATGAAACACTGCGCGTCACACTAACGGAGGCAGGTATAAAAGATCGCGTAAGCAACGCTATTGAACAAAGCTTAGAAATCATCCGTCGCCGTATCGATCAAGTTGGTGTTTCAGAACCAGCGATCCAAAAAGTTGGAAATGATCGTATTATGGTCCAATTGCCTGGCTTACAAGATCCAAAACAACTGCGAGATCTTTTAGGTACAACCGCTAAGATGAGTTTTCATCTTGTTCCTTCTAATGTGGATCCCAATAATCCCCCTATAGGTGTCTCCATTCTTCCTGGATATACGGATGAAACACAACGTTATGCAATTTATGATCAAATTGCCTTAGATGGAAATGTCCTTAAAGACGCCCGTGCTGGTTTCGACCCGCAAATTCCAGGACGTTCTATTATTTCATTTACGCTAGATTCGGCTGGTGCAAAAATATTTGCCGATATAACACGACAAAATATTAACCGTCCTTTTGCTATTGTTCTGGATAATAAGGTTTTAACAGCGCCTACCATCAATAGTGTCATTCCCAATGGACAAGGTCAAATTACCGGAAACTTTGATGCCAAAGAAGCCTCAACTCTGGCTGCTCTGCTCCGTGCTGGTTCCCTTCCCGCCCCACTCACGGTCATTGAAGAGAGAACGGTAGGTCCAAATCTTGGAGCTGATGCCATCCAAATGGGACTCTACACAGGCATAATCGGCTTTATGCTTGTTGCAATTTTTATTTTTCTTCTCTACCGGATTTGGGGATTGATTGCCAATATAGCACTAGCGCTCCACACGATTTTAACATTTGCCGCCCTCAGTCTCCTCGGTGCGACGCTAACCCTGCCTGGTATTGCTGGTATTATCTTAGGCATCGGTATTGCCGTTGATGCGAATATTCTCATCAATGAACGTATCCGTGAAGAAAGTCGAAAAGGTGTGAGTGCTTTTGCAGCTCTAGATCGTGGTTTTAAACAGGCTTTTGCAACCATTGTTGATGCAAATGTTACAGCAATTATAGCAACTGTTTTACTATTTTGGTTTGGCACCGGTCCCGTTCGTGGTTTTGCCGTCACAATGTTGCTTGGTATTATCATCTCTATGTTCACCAATATCACCATTGTACGCATCATCATGATTTGGATTGTTCGTAAATGGAAAATCAAAAATTTGCATATTCACTCTGCTTTCAGCATTATCCCTCAAAATACAACTTTCCATTTTATGAAAGCGCGATTCATTGGTATTGGTGTCTCAATTATTTTATCAATCGCTTCAGTTTTTCTCTTTTTTAAGCCTGGCTTGAATTTCGGAATTGATTTTATTGGCGGCAGCCAAATGAGTATTACCACAAAAGTACCAGCAGACCTAGCAACCCTGCGTTCCAAGCTTTCTGTCCTTAATATTGGTGAAATTACCCTGCAAAATATCGATAACGAAAACACCGTACTCATTCGCATGCAGAAACAAAGTGGGAGCGAAGCACAACAAACCATTGCCATTGATAAAGTCAAAACAGCTGTACAAAATATCTATCCCGATACTACATTTGATCAAATAGAAGTTGTTGGCCCCAAAATTTCAGGCGAACTTGCCACAGCGGCCTTTACGGCTGTTATTCTTGCCGCTATTGCTATGACTCTCTATATATGGTTACGCTTCGAGTGGTTCTTTGCCATTGGAGCCATTGTCACACTCATTCTAGACACCACAAAAATGATTGGCTTTTTTGCTTTATTTCAATTTGATTTTAATTTAACAGCCATCGCTGCGCTCTTAACAATTGTTGGATATTCTATAAATGATAAGGTTGTCGTCTATGATAGAATGCGCGAAAATATGCGCCTTTATAAAAAAATGCCGTTGCGTGAGCTGATTGATCTGTCAATTAACCAGGTTCTTGTCCGTTGCTTTTTTACATCAGCCACAACAATTCTTGCTATGCTTCCCATGGCGATCTGGGGTGGAAGTGCTGTTCATAATTTTGCATTGCCTATGGTCTTTGGGATTATTATTGCAACATCATCCTCTATCTTTATCGCTGCACCTATTTTACTCCTGCTCGGAAATTGGTGGCGTGAACGCAGTAATCGTGTAAATACTAAAGCGAAATGA
- a CDS encoding mechanosensitive ion channel domain-containing protein, with translation MYSFCRKNTHIIFLLLEIIFVFNSVAWGNRGAQNTIVEQTIASYSVDEIIQQQQFIIKDLEENTEALKRDFDKKTEDERALEELRLRAEDISERAIEAAFVLRSPLNEINSLLDQLAELHHDVKKLKSSVKEYAYLIEQKAKINRIMLRFEAIFLATNRIAELSTSQSRELFKRKLTDRLEFSIPMIKHLVQKTKEASSDFLLLLSSWCNFVFYFKPLHLFLCFLIPLLITLGLSYFSRKILVHVYCHFTKFNEEISYLQRLLIAFISVFLPSLICVLCVYLVLFLFRKLNLDLGKLMIVFDTIGCQIILVFLINRLAVVLLSSNRLHVGLLNITSSSASQLVILLTSLGSILAFDAVFDSIYQIISAPLSLTIAKSFITVFLVAILLFIIAFIPLQFRHKSFQGEKREPYFWPFYIRIPFIGLGLLLFVLNFLGYVGLARFIMQQIMINGAFLVLMYLGIKSAQEIGTKGQFMKTAVGHFLMQRFRLEEKTMNQLGIVVSVFLNLFVVVFCAMPIAAQFGFSYSDLKAVFWQSVTGFQIGNMTLSLISLLTGIISFCVCWFLIRRFIGWLDHVVLSHGEFDSGIRNSIKTVISYGGVVVSALTGLSMAGLDLRNFALIAGGLSLGIGFGLQNIVQNFVSGLIILVGRPFKIGDYIESGSVGGIVKRISVRATELETIQRKTIIIPNSSLINNNVSNWTRRNKIGRIDIPVAVSSKVTPEHVVEILLEIASSTEGVLKNPIPQVSFTAFDSKSFSFNLAIYVPNITASSHVTNTLRFVLYKRFIEEGILEC, from the coding sequence ATGTATTCATTTTGTAGAAAAAATACCCATATAATTTTCCTTCTTTTGGAGATTATCTTTGTTTTTAATTCTGTTGCATGGGGGAATAGGGGGGCACAAAATACAATTGTCGAACAGACCATAGCTTCTTATTCGGTTGATGAAATTATTCAACAACAACAGTTTATTATTAAGGATCTTGAAGAAAATACTGAAGCTTTAAAAAGAGATTTTGACAAAAAAACAGAGGACGAGCGTGCTTTGGAAGAACTGCGCTTACGTGCAGAAGATATCAGTGAACGTGCTATTGAGGCAGCATTTGTTTTGCGTTCTCCTCTTAATGAGATTAATTCACTTCTTGATCAATTAGCCGAGCTTCATCATGATGTAAAAAAACTGAAAAGTTCAGTGAAGGAATATGCTTATTTGATAGAGCAAAAGGCTAAAATTAATCGTATTATGCTTCGGTTTGAAGCAATTTTTTTGGCGACAAATAGAATAGCTGAACTTTCTACTTCTCAATCTCGTGAGCTTTTTAAACGCAAACTGACCGATAGGCTTGAGTTTTCGATCCCGATGATTAAACATCTTGTTCAAAAAACAAAAGAGGCTTCATCAGATTTTCTTTTATTGTTGAGCTCTTGGTGTAATTTTGTCTTTTATTTCAAGCCTTTACATCTTTTTCTTTGCTTTTTGATTCCACTTTTGATTACTTTGGGACTTTCATACTTTTCTCGTAAGATTCTTGTCCATGTATACTGCCATTTTACTAAGTTTAACGAGGAAATATCTTATTTACAACGCTTATTGATTGCCTTTATTTCAGTTTTCCTCCCTTCGCTTATCTGTGTTCTTTGCGTTTATCTTGTGTTGTTTTTGTTTCGTAAACTTAATTTAGATCTGGGTAAGCTTATGATTGTTTTTGATACGATAGGGTGTCAAATTATTTTAGTATTTTTAATCAATCGCTTAGCGGTTGTTCTTCTATCATCGAATAGGCTCCATGTAGGTCTTCTCAATATTACATCATCGTCTGCTTCTCAATTGGTGATTTTACTCACTTCTTTAGGAAGTATTTTGGCATTTGATGCTGTTTTTGATAGTATTTATCAAATTATTTCAGCGCCTCTATCTTTGACGATTGCTAAAAGTTTTATTACTGTTTTTCTTGTCGCAATATTACTGTTTATAATAGCATTTATCCCTTTGCAGTTTAGACATAAGTCTTTTCAAGGAGAGAAAAGAGAACCATATTTTTGGCCATTTTATATACGCATTCCTTTTATTGGCTTGGGATTACTGCTCTTCGTGTTGAATTTTTTAGGCTATGTTGGTCTTGCACGTTTTATTATGCAGCAGATTATGATTAATGGAGCATTCTTAGTTCTCATGTATTTAGGCATAAAAAGCGCTCAAGAAATTGGAACTAAAGGACAATTTATGAAAACAGCGGTTGGTCATTTTTTGATGCAGAGGTTTCGTTTAGAAGAAAAAACGATGAATCAATTGGGAATTGTTGTAAGCGTTTTTCTCAATTTGTTTGTTGTTGTATTTTGTGCAATGCCAATTGCTGCACAGTTTGGATTTTCCTATTCTGATTTAAAAGCAGTTTTTTGGCAATCGGTGACCGGTTTTCAGATTGGAAATATGACTCTTTCTTTGATTTCTCTTTTAACAGGAATTATTTCTTTTTGTGTCTGTTGGTTCCTTATTCGCCGATTTATTGGTTGGTTAGATCATGTGGTGTTGTCTCACGGAGAATTCGATTCTGGTATCCGTAATTCTATCAAAACAGTGATAAGTTATGGGGGCGTTGTTGTGTCTGCTTTGACAGGATTATCAATGGCAGGTTTGGATCTTAGAAATTTTGCTCTTATTGCTGGGGGACTTTCACTTGGTATAGGTTTTGGTTTACAGAATATTGTTCAAAATTTTGTCTCTGGACTTATTATTTTAGTTGGAAGACCATTTAAAATAGGGGACTATATAGAATCCGGATCCGTAGGGGGGATTGTTAAGCGTATTAGTGTGCGTGCAACAGAACTTGAGACCATTCAACGTAAAACGATTATTATTCCCAATTCAAGCCTTATTAATAATAACGTTAGTAATTGGACACGACGCAATAAAATAGGGCGAATTGATATTCCAGTTGCTGTATCATCTAAAGTTACTCCAGAGCATGTTGTTGAAATTTTGTTAGAGATTGCTTCTTCGACAGAAGGCGTTTTAAAAAATCCTATCCCACAGGTGAGTTTTACGGCATTTGATAGCAAGAGTTTTTCCTTTAATTTGGCTATTTATGTACCTAATATTACCGCATCTTCTCATGTAACCAACACCCTTCGATTTGTCTTATATAAGCGTTTTATTGAGGAAGGAATCTTAGAATGTTGA